GCCTAATAAACTCCATTGTCCACTCTTGGCAGCGCTTCGTATTTACCTGAGCAATGTCAGTATAGAGCGGTCGACTGAATGATTGACAGAGCAGTACACCGTCGATTGGGAGGCGCATATCCTGCccctttggcggcggaggaaCCCGCGACGCCTCCGTCTCCAGTCTCGATCTCGGCACAGCATCTACCACGGACACGCCGCCCGTGACATTGCCACTATCGTGAATGTGCTTCTCGTCAACCGTGCCGAGAAGAACCAGCTTGCGGAGATCATGGGCCGTGCTGCAGTCAAAGTTGCGCTTGAACTCGAGCGCGTAGCCCGACATCAAGGGCTCGCCCACGACCTGCACAATCGTGCCCGTGCAGGGCGCGTCTTTAAACGAGGATGCGCTGAGGTCTGTGTCCGCCAGGCTGGCGTGCGGGATGAATACTGCAAAGTGCGTGCGAGAGTTGGGGCCTCCGGGGTGGAGAGCGAGGTATACGGGGCGAGACATGGTGTGGAGGGGTGATGTGGAGGCTGGAATCCAGATCAACACACGACAAGGTGAGATGGAAATGCTTGACCATTTTGTTGTTGGTCCACGACTCCACGTGCTCGTCTGACAAACTACGCCCACTGCCTCGCTATCGAGTGTCTCAATTCTGATGGCAACGCCGTACAGTGGCAATGCCTTTACGAACAAATTATTATGTACCGTCCTGCCAGTTCACCTGCTTCCTTGCTTTCTTCTTCACTTGTCCAATGGCCTCATCTCATGCAGCGTCTCGCGGATGTACTTGATCTGCTCCTCCGCCCACGCCTCTACCTCACCCACATTGACCGTCTCAACGAGACACATGCCCTTCTTACCCTCCGGGTCGCTAGCCTTGACGTTCTCCTCGTACCGACGGCGTAGAGCGTCAGCAGTATTGCGCGCGCGTTGCGCAAGCACATCAAGACGATATGTCGTCCACTGGTAATACAGCTCTGTGAGGTGCGACTTGTTGCGCACGTTGGCGTTGGTCGTCTCGTCAGGCAGCATGGGATCCCGTGGGCGGAACGACGTGACAATGGTGACGCGCTCGGGCATATTGTCTacaggcgccgccgtgtgcGTAATGTACCTGCCCTGCAGCAGGACAGCACAGCCCTGTTAAGTCTTTGGTCAGCGACGCGCTCCTCTCACCGTACGGGATGAGGACCGGGGCATACCATCTGCGGTGCTTTCACCTTGAGCGTCGTGCCGTCGCCCTTCATGagctccgtctcgccgcccgtcatATGTCGCGCGTCCGATAGCATCACGACGCACACCCATGGATGTGAATCTTTGTGCCACTCAATAATCGGCTTGGTCTGATCCGTGACGGCCCTCTTCTTTGCCTTGTCTGCCTCAAAGGCGCGGATGGCATCCTCCGTCGCTGTGGGTGGCTCGACGGGCGTGTTTcggacggcatcgacgccgcccggtCCCAACTGAACGTTGGTGTGGCTCACTTCGTAGCCCATTGCCGGCACGAGGTCCACACCGGCAATGCTGCTCACAATCTTGAGAACCTCTGCCGAATGCCAGAACTTGTGGATGAATGGGGCATAGCGAGGAGCCATGCCACGCAGCTGGACGGAGCCGGGGCGCGTGTAATGCAGGCAGTTGTCCAACACCTCTGGGCTGAAGAGCTCCCGACGGTGCTGGAGAACGGCCTCGTGGGATAGTAGCGGGAAGGGTTCTGTTGTGGCGACGTTGGAGAGGGCCGTGGGCTCAAGACTTAGATCCTTCATGGTCAGGACGGATGAAGGG
Above is a genomic segment from Purpureocillium takamizusanense chromosome 2, complete sequence containing:
- a CDS encoding uncharacterized protein (EggNog:ENOG503PEEH), which translates into the protein MSRPVYLALHPGGPNSRTHFAVFIPHASLADTDLSASSFKDAPCTGTIVQVVGEPLMSGYALEFKRNFDCSTAHDLRKLVLLGTVDEKHIHDSGNVTGGVSVVDAVPRSRLETEASRVPPPPKGQDMRLPIDGVNTKRCQEWTMEFIRRLVGQGLIQAEAVDIVQSHRDSPTRGIIGMKRNH
- a CDS encoding uncharacterized protein (EggNog:ENOG503P0GT) yields the protein MSPPIAIDTAPPSAAPKTSGHTSSMKPAVDFDASKHLSFSPPSSVLTMKDLSLEPTALSNVATTEPFPLLSHEAVLQHRRELFSPEVLDNCLHYTRPGSVQLRGMAPRYAPFIHKFWHSAEVLKIVSSIAGVDLVPAMGYEVSHTNVQLGPGGVDAVRNTPVEPPTATEDAIRAFEADKAKKRAVTDQTKPIIEWHKDSHPWVCVVMLSDARHMTGGETELMKGDGTTLKVKAPQMGCAVLLQGRYITHTAAPVDNMPERVTIVTSFRPRDPMLPDETTNANVRNKSHLTELYYQWTTYRLDVLAQRARNTADALRRRYEENVKASDPEGKKGMCLVETVNVGEVEAWAEEQIKYIRETLHEMRPLDK